From one Agathobaculum sp. NTUH-O15-33 genomic stretch:
- a CDS encoding zinc-dependent alcohol dehydrogenase: protein MKGLVVTGPGEARYTEIERPRPRPGQALIRVKYAGICGGDPGHIARNAYGASPEAPRVYGHEYFGEVIEINNPEGLPSRVKVGDMVVGPQNAPCGVCDQCMEGRFSICSAQYGAKVRPGGTFGEYLERDLDKLFPIAAEVDPLVASIAEPLAIAVFDIRNSGIGIGDTALVIGAGSVGILIGLLARHNGASRVIFTEISDARVESIRAMGFEAYNSITQDVREKVRETTFNGVDYVFEVSGSQPGLDLALTVVRQRGRIVPVGLPNPFRSFDFGKVVEKELEMVCVNMHHLEDFREAVNLINRGELNDEFRKLVTSIWPMERALEAIEASTDKSGGDIKILLEPGRGEVTYFIPRTTAEGNCEEVAK, encoded by the coding sequence GCGCTACACGGAGATAGAGCGCCCGCGTCCCCGTCCGGGACAGGCGCTGATCCGCGTGAAATATGCGGGAATTTGCGGCGGCGACCCCGGACATATTGCCCGTAACGCATACGGAGCCAGTCCGGAGGCGCCTCGCGTATATGGGCATGAGTATTTCGGCGAGGTGATCGAGATCAACAACCCGGAAGGCCTGCCCAGCCGCGTCAAGGTCGGCGACATGGTGGTAGGACCGCAGAACGCGCCCTGCGGCGTGTGCGATCAGTGCATGGAAGGGCGGTTTAGCATCTGCTCGGCGCAGTATGGGGCCAAAGTGCGTCCGGGCGGCACCTTTGGGGAGTACCTAGAACGTGATCTGGACAAGCTGTTCCCCATTGCGGCCGAGGTCGATCCGTTGGTCGCAAGCATCGCCGAGCCGCTGGCCATTGCGGTGTTTGATATCCGCAACAGCGGTATCGGCATAGGGGATACCGCGCTCGTCATCGGGGCGGGCTCGGTGGGTATTTTGATCGGCCTGTTGGCCCGGCACAATGGCGCTTCGCGTGTGATCTTCACGGAAATCAGCGATGCGCGCGTCGAATCGATCCGCGCAATGGGCTTTGAAGCCTATAATTCCATCACGCAGGACGTTCGAGAAAAGGTGCGCGAAACTACATTCAACGGCGTTGATTACGTGTTCGAGGTATCCGGTTCGCAGCCGGGGCTTGATTTGGCATTAACAGTCGTGCGTCAGCGTGGCCGTATCGTTCCGGTTGGTCTGCCCAACCCGTTCCGCTCGTTCGATTTCGGAAAGGTCGTTGAAAAGGAACTCGAGATGGTCTGCGTCAATATGCATCACTTGGAGGACTTTCGCGAAGCGGTCAATCTGATCAACCGTGGCGAGCTGAACGATGAATTCCGCAAGCTGGTGACCAGCATTTGGCCCATGGAGCGCGCGCTGGAGGCTATCGAGGCTTCGACCGACAAGAGCGGCGGCGACATCAAGATACTGCTCGAGCCCGGGCGGGGCGAGGTCACCTATTTCATACCGCGGACAACGGCGGAAGGCAACTGCGAGGAGGTAGCAAAATGA
- a CDS encoding DAPG hydrolase family protein has protein sequence MGKYFDRLTVEQQQLPYAKFIDFPYSQPPIPPAVQASILAPMDPEKALRIEQADSLLDASYAADDMGYCLLEDGSGYVGETIHFPQCSRNMFEWWFSWTSLNDVRYQIWDPEAHIAAAVSYSQLARRIDAGLPYAQRFVGTTNFTVHRDAAGNGDPGTMYFISPEMFGLRPDKIDDKISLVIALHGKADTPYPTMSSIRVLRDTENGFVMRLYFWHGKCVVNGRVLTIPGAAPDIAGLGQFAAHAGQEYQHLADILPQLYAENHARVDDPASFRTLPF, from the coding sequence ATGGGAAAGTATTTTGACAGGCTGACCGTAGAGCAGCAACAACTGCCGTATGCAAAGTTTATCGATTTTCCGTACAGCCAGCCCCCGATCCCGCCTGCGGTGCAGGCAAGCATCCTTGCGCCGATGGATCCCGAAAAAGCGCTGCGCATCGAACAGGCCGATTCGCTGCTGGACGCTTCATACGCTGCGGACGATATGGGATACTGCTTGCTTGAGGACGGCTCGGGCTATGTGGGTGAAACGATCCACTTTCCGCAGTGCTCGCGCAACATGTTTGAATGGTGGTTTTCTTGGACCAGCCTGAACGATGTGCGCTACCAGATTTGGGACCCCGAGGCGCACATCGCGGCGGCGGTCTCGTATTCGCAGCTGGCGCGGCGAATCGACGCCGGACTGCCCTATGCGCAGCGCTTTGTCGGCACGACCAATTTTACCGTACATCGCGATGCTGCGGGCAACGGCGATCCCGGTACGATGTATTTTATCTCGCCGGAAATGTTCGGCCTGCGACCGGACAAGATCGATGATAAAATTTCTCTTGTGATTGCGCTGCACGGCAAAGCCGATACGCCTTATCCGACCATGAGCTCCATTCGCGTGCTGCGGGATACGGAAAACGGCTTTGTAATGCGTCTGTATTTCTGGCACGGTAAATGCGTGGTGAACGGTCGGGTACTGACCATACCGGGCGCAGCGCCGGACATCGCCGGATTGGGACAATTCGCCGCGCACGCCGGTCAGGAATATCAGCACTTGGCGGATATCTTGCCGCAGCTCTATGCGGAAAATCACGCGCGCGTGGATGATCCGGCATCATTCCGTACGCTGCCGTTCTAG
- a CDS encoding TRAP transporter large permease codes for MSQGLIIGICMLGVFFALVFVNSPIGIALGASTVITLLAFGLKIDVFANIMYTGLAKYSLLSIPFFILAGVVMERTGISTRIVNFVKLIVGPIPGGLAIASLLVALFWGAVSGSGVATVAALGVVLIPAMIDAGYDRGFAASVLAAAGGLSLLIPPSVTFILYGTLANVSVGGLFLAGVLPGLLITGCWAIYIFVYSKKRKYRGIGRFGTRAEIWKAFKEAFWGLLTPVIILGGIYSGIFTPTEAAIVAVWYAIIIGLFVYKSFRFQDLPNIFCSAGITSASILLIMSNAAVFAYVLTGHGVASSFSKLMLSVSSTPQIVIALMLLVVIIMGFFLDGNSIMYICVPLFLPVVKAFGYSYMWLGVILSAGVVVGLITPPVAPNIYPAARIAGISMVQIAKSITPFIIFAVIGCYVLLFLPEISLFLPRLLGYNVG; via the coding sequence ATGAGTCAGGGATTGATCATTGGTATCTGCATGCTGGGTGTGTTTTTTGCACTGGTATTTGTCAATTCGCCAATCGGTATCGCGCTTGGCGCTTCGACCGTCATCACGCTGCTTGCGTTTGGCTTGAAAATCGATGTGTTTGCCAACATCATGTATACCGGCCTTGCCAAGTATTCGCTGCTGTCGATTCCTTTCTTCATTTTGGCGGGCGTAGTGATGGAGCGTACCGGCATATCCACGCGTATCGTGAATTTTGTCAAACTGATCGTTGGTCCGATACCGGGCGGATTGGCGATCGCCTCGCTGCTGGTCGCATTGTTCTGGGGCGCGGTATCCGGTTCGGGCGTAGCCACGGTCGCCGCGCTGGGCGTCGTGCTGATCCCAGCCATGATCGACGCGGGCTATGACCGCGGTTTTGCGGCCTCGGTGTTGGCCGCAGCCGGCGGTCTGTCCCTGCTAATCCCGCCGAGCGTCACATTTATTCTGTACGGCACGTTGGCGAACGTATCGGTGGGCGGGCTGTTTCTGGCGGGCGTGCTGCCCGGGCTGCTCATTACCGGCTGCTGGGCGATCTACATCTTTGTGTACAGCAAAAAGCGCAAATACCGCGGCATCGGCCGGTTTGGTACGCGCGCAGAAATATGGAAGGCTTTTAAAGAGGCGTTCTGGGGGCTGCTTACCCCGGTGATCATTCTGGGCGGAATTTACAGCGGCATATTCACGCCGACGGAAGCCGCGATCGTGGCGGTTTGGTATGCCATTATCATCGGCCTGTTTGTGTACAAGAGCTTCCGCTTTCAGGATCTGCCGAATATTTTCTGCAGCGCGGGTATCACCTCGGCCTCGATCTTGCTCATCATGTCCAACGCGGCCGTTTTCGCTTACGTGCTGACCGGCCACGGCGTCGCCTCCTCGTTCAGCAAGCTCATGCTGTCGGTGTCGAGCACGCCGCAGATCGTCATCGCGCTGATGCTGCTTGTCGTTATCATCATGGGCTTCTTTCTCGATGGTAATTCGATCATGTACATCTGCGTCCCGCTCTTCCTGCCGGTCGTCAAGGCTTTTGGCTACAGCTATATGTGGCTGGGCGTTATCCTGTCGGCAGGGGTTGTGGTCGGCCTGATCACACCGCCCGTCGCCCCGAACATCTACCCGGCGGCGCGGATCGCGGGCATCAGTATGGTCCAAATTGCAAAATCTATTACACCGTTCATTATTTTCGCGGTGATCGGCTGTTACGTTTTGCTGTTTCTTCCCGAAATATCGCTTTTCCTGCCGAGGCTTCTCGGATATAACGTCGGCTAA
- a CDS encoding TRAP transporter substrate-binding protein, producing the protein MKKLLAILLSSAMMVSVLTGCGGQTEPGGGDTPADSGAQTSAPADAMVFSFNMPPASGAPPYDCAVSFLAEEALKRTDGKYTFEVYGGSSLSGNDMITGMQMTQAGAIDCMILTGITFSNVVYETASLSLPFMWNDMETVYETLNIGTPVADRLSDILEENGLTLLGFPAIGFRDITNSKHEVRMPEDLNGLKMRVQSNDMVYELWQGFGANTAYVDNSETYTSLQNGTIDGQENALVLNNIPNKIYEVNKFYTEINMCEDPFIMVMNSEKWNSIPAEDQKILREVIADYVEETRKMNDEKYEEALQVLAENNVQVTSLTEDEIAIWREKSETVTNKYAAMLDQELISLIYEANGRTYQPG; encoded by the coding sequence ATGAAAAAGTTACTTGCTATTCTGCTGAGCAGCGCCATGATGGTTTCGGTTCTTACCGGTTGCGGCGGCCAGACGGAACCGGGCGGAGGGGATACGCCTGCCGATAGCGGCGCGCAGACGTCCGCTCCTGCGGACGCCATGGTGTTCAGCTTTAATATGCCCCCTGCGTCGGGTGCGCCTCCGTATGATTGCGCGGTGAGCTTCCTCGCTGAAGAAGCGCTCAAACGCACGGACGGTAAGTATACGTTTGAAGTCTACGGCGGTTCGTCTCTTTCGGGCAACGATATGATCACCGGCATGCAGATGACGCAGGCCGGCGCGATCGACTGCATGATTTTGACCGGCATTACCTTCTCCAACGTTGTTTACGAAACCGCCTCGCTGTCGCTGCCGTTTATGTGGAACGACATGGAGACGGTATATGAAACGCTCAACATCGGAACGCCGGTTGCCGACCGGCTGTCGGATATCCTTGAGGAAAACGGCCTGACGCTGCTTGGCTTCCCGGCCATTGGCTTTCGCGACATTACGAACAGCAAGCACGAAGTACGCATGCCGGAGGATTTAAACGGTCTGAAGATGCGTGTGCAGAGCAACGATATGGTCTATGAATTGTGGCAGGGCTTCGGCGCCAACACCGCCTATGTGGACAACAGCGAAACATATACCTCGCTGCAGAACGGTACGATCGACGGTCAGGAAAACGCACTCGTACTCAATAACATCCCGAATAAGATCTATGAGGTCAATAAGTTCTACACCGAGATCAATATGTGCGAAGATCCGTTTATCATGGTCATGAACTCCGAAAAGTGGAACAGTATTCCTGCCGAGGATCAGAAGATTCTGCGCGAGGTGATTGCGGATTATGTGGAAGAGACCCGCAAGATGAACGATGAAAAGTACGAAGAGGCGCTGCAGGTGCTGGCCGAAAATAACGTGCAGGTCACCTCGCTGACCGAGGATGAGATCGCGATCTGGCGCGAAAAGTCCGAGACGGTCACGAATAAGTATGCGGCTATGCTCGATCAGGAGCTGATCTCGCTCATTTACGAGGCAAACGGCCGCACCTATCAGCCCGGCTGA
- a CDS encoding zinc-dependent alcohol dehydrogenase — MIAKVAKLDRARHIVFEEETLPPVGDHDMLIRMEAVGLCHSELPAYLGVGGTGVSKHGYRCSVPNVAYPVGLGHEAVAEVVETGKYVTRFRVGDKIAGRYRGCLRTYGVIQNADVPVSTAMFFQIPPSDKDYRGCLSEPLECTVNIVKAASCKFGQRVAVVGCGFMGLLAIAGLKSGAAKQLTAVDIAPDKLKLALAYGATDTMDAGTRDLEELAYQMTDGAFYDVVVELSGSLRGFDTAMQLIKPAHRNAIHTQPYQGHGKVILPSVYSREEIFPSRLGTNLMLKTPILHAVHPMYDVDPCANHKEGIAAYADGRLPVDRMITHHIPFDELQTGYEWLIKAPAGYIKGVVDF; from the coding sequence ATGATCGCAAAAGTCGCAAAGCTGGACCGGGCGCGGCACATAGTTTTTGAGGAAGAAACACTGCCGCCGGTCGGCGACCATGATATGTTAATCCGCATGGAAGCGGTCGGTCTATGTCATTCGGAGCTGCCGGCCTATCTAGGCGTCGGCGGAACGGGCGTATCCAAGCACGGCTATCGCTGCTCGGTGCCAAACGTCGCCTATCCGGTCGGTCTGGGTCATGAGGCGGTGGCCGAAGTGGTGGAGACCGGCAAGTATGTGACGCGTTTTCGCGTCGGTGATAAGATCGCCGGACGCTACCGAGGGTGTTTACGTACTTATGGCGTGATACAAAACGCCGATGTGCCGGTATCGACCGCAATGTTCTTTCAGATCCCGCCGTCCGATAAAGATTATCGCGGCTGCCTGTCCGAGCCGCTCGAGTGCACGGTCAATATCGTGAAAGCCGCGAGCTGCAAGTTTGGCCAGCGCGTGGCGGTCGTAGGCTGCGGTTTCATGGGCTTGCTGGCGATAGCGGGCCTGAAGAGCGGCGCGGCCAAGCAGCTCACTGCGGTAGACATTGCGCCGGACAAGCTAAAGCTCGCGCTTGCATACGGCGCGACCGACACCATGGATGCAGGGACGCGGGATTTGGAAGAGCTCGCCTATCAGATGACGGACGGCGCGTTCTACGATGTGGTCGTCGAGCTGAGCGGCAGCCTGCGCGGCTTTGACACCGCCATGCAGCTGATCAAACCGGCGCACCGCAACGCAATTCACACGCAACCGTATCAAGGGCACGGCAAGGTCATTTTGCCGTCTGTTTACAGCCGGGAAGAAATTTTCCCCTCTCGCTTGGGTACCAACTTGATGCTCAAGACCCCGATTCTGCACGCCGTCCATCCCATGTATGATGTCGATCCTTGCGCCAACCATAAAGAGGGCATTGCGGCTTATGCCGATGGCCGTCTGCCGGTCGACCGGATGATCACGCACCATATCCCGTTCGATGAATTGCAGACCGGTTATGAGTGGCTGATCAAGGCGCCCGCTGGGTATATCAAGGGTGTCGTCGACTTCTGA
- a CDS encoding DUF6282 family protein: protein MKNDVERLLEGAYDVHLHAAPCIQQRRHTLYELAGLARDAGMAGFVIKDHYVPTAMAAQIVQEVVPAVQVRGGVTLARSSGGLDPAAAEISFRMGGRVVWMLSLEAEWMFRRMRDPSFPHAKNYQNLGVDGAQHGYTIVRDGALVESVKEIVSLCCQYDGVLETSHLSPDEARALFAEAQKQGAHKFVLTHANQAITPYTLSEQKAYAEKGAYIMYCMAQYMGKPNEPAEDIAGLARLIQAVGAAHIVLGTDFGLPIWPSAIEGMRMMVTALLQLGISEQDIRLMVKENPEKLYFETR from the coding sequence ATGAAAAACGATGTCGAACGGCTGCTGGAAGGCGCTTACGACGTGCATTTGCACGCGGCGCCCTGTATACAGCAGCGCAGGCATACTCTGTATGAGTTGGCCGGATTGGCACGGGACGCGGGCATGGCAGGCTTTGTGATAAAGGATCATTACGTGCCGACCGCGATGGCCGCGCAGATCGTACAGGAGGTTGTGCCCGCGGTTCAGGTGCGCGGCGGCGTGACATTGGCGCGCAGCTCCGGTGGACTCGATCCTGCGGCGGCGGAGATCAGTTTCCGCATGGGCGGGCGCGTGGTCTGGATGCTGTCGCTGGAAGCGGAATGGATGTTTCGCCGCATGCGCGACCCAAGCTTTCCGCACGCCAAGAACTATCAAAACCTTGGCGTGGACGGCGCGCAGCATGGTTACACGATCGTGCGGGACGGCGCATTGGTCGAATCGGTCAAGGAGATTGTTTCGCTGTGCTGCCAGTACGACGGCGTGCTGGAGACCAGCCACTTGTCACCGGACGAGGCGCGCGCTCTGTTTGCTGAGGCGCAAAAACAGGGCGCACACAAATTCGTATTGACACACGCCAATCAAGCGATCACCCCTTACACCCTGTCCGAGCAAAAAGCGTATGCCGAAAAGGGCGCGTATATCATGTACTGCATGGCGCAGTATATGGGCAAACCGAACGAACCTGCCGAAGACATTGCGGGGCTGGCCCGGCTGATTCAGGCGGTCGGCGCGGCGCATATCGTGCTCGGAACGGATTTCGGCCTGCCTATCTGGCCGTCGGCAATAGAGGGCATGCGCATGATGGTCACGGCCTTGCTGCAACTCGGCATCAGCGAACAGGACATTCGTCTAATGGTCAAAGAAAACCCGGAGAAGCTTTATTTTGAAACCAGATAA
- a CDS encoding oxidoreductase has protein sequence MKLFEKNTIGRMKLKNRMIMSPMGTASDPDGGFSEQNRNYYVERAKGGFGLIILECCIASEAYETRPNKVLDSFHKVGRLADLIDRCHLYGAKVCVQLSPGCGRMGYSDPNTPPYAASAVPSVWFPALTCRPFTTEQIHDIVEKFGFSAKLAQTAGADAIELQGYGGYLIDQFMTEAWNARTDEYGGGLENRMRFPLALIRQIQRTCGNDFPILFKYSVTHEVSGGRKLEEGLRIAEMLEQAGVAALHVCFGSHESYYQPVSSVYSPEASKVHLAEQVKRRVTIPVFCDGKLGDPALAERMLAEGKTDYIALAKQSLADPYWPEKVRQNRPDTVRRCLYCCECHQGMHDGKFLMCAVNPQCGNEGRYEITKTDTPQRVLVIGGGPGGMQAAITAAERGHTVELWEKRAVLGGNLRAAAGPAFKHDVKMYLEYLIRQLYQSGATVRLGKQATNDKVLAYRADAVILAVGAQPLTPPIPGVDGEQVVTAAAALEGGVSGTGRRAVVIGGGLVGCETALHLHQQGVRVAIVEMMDGLVPREQMNPNNRQLLMKLIDESGIEVLLQSKVSSIEAEGVRVAQADTERLLPCDCVVLAAGFRANDELEQALENDIERLYVIGDCAQPGKVYTAVHEGFHTARLL, from the coding sequence ATGAAACTGTTTGAAAAAAACACGATCGGGCGCATGAAACTAAAAAACCGCATGATTATGAGCCCCATGGGAACGGCGTCCGATCCGGACGGCGGATTTTCCGAGCAAAATCGAAATTATTACGTCGAACGGGCCAAGGGTGGGTTTGGCCTTATCATTCTGGAGTGCTGCATTGCTTCGGAAGCTTATGAAACGCGGCCCAATAAGGTGCTGGACAGCTTTCATAAGGTCGGGCGGCTGGCGGACCTGATCGATCGTTGTCATCTGTATGGCGCCAAGGTATGCGTGCAGCTCAGTCCGGGCTGCGGCCGCATGGGCTATTCTGATCCCAATACGCCGCCGTATGCGGCCAGCGCGGTCCCCTCCGTTTGGTTCCCCGCGCTGACATGCAGACCGTTTACCACCGAGCAGATCCATGATATTGTCGAAAAATTCGGCTTTTCCGCAAAGCTGGCCCAGACGGCGGGCGCGGACGCTATAGAGCTTCAGGGCTACGGCGGCTATCTGATCGACCAGTTTATGACCGAAGCATGGAATGCACGCACGGATGAATATGGCGGCGGCCTAGAGAATCGTATGCGCTTTCCGCTTGCGTTGATCAGACAAATCCAACGGACCTGCGGTAACGATTTCCCTATACTCTTCAAGTATTCCGTCACACACGAGGTCTCGGGCGGACGGAAGCTGGAGGAAGGCCTGCGGATCGCGGAAATGCTTGAACAGGCGGGCGTTGCGGCGCTGCATGTGTGTTTCGGCAGTCATGAGAGTTATTATCAGCCGGTGAGCAGCGTCTATTCGCCGGAGGCAAGCAAGGTGCATTTAGCGGAGCAAGTCAAGCGGCGCGTTACGATTCCGGTTTTCTGCGACGGCAAGCTGGGCGACCCGGCGCTGGCCGAGCGCATGCTTGCCGAAGGAAAGACAGACTACATTGCGCTTGCCAAACAATCGCTTGCCGATCCGTATTGGCCGGAAAAGGTGCGGCAAAACCGGCCGGATACCGTGCGCCGGTGCTTGTACTGCTGTGAATGCCATCAGGGTATGCACGACGGAAAATTTCTGATGTGTGCGGTCAACCCGCAGTGCGGCAACGAGGGACGCTACGAGATCACCAAAACCGATACGCCGCAGCGGGTGCTCGTGATCGGCGGCGGTCCGGGCGGCATGCAGGCGGCCATTACCGCCGCTGAACGCGGTCACACAGTCGAGCTTTGGGAAAAGCGCGCTGTGCTGGGCGGCAATCTCCGAGCGGCGGCGGGGCCCGCGTTTAAACACGATGTGAAAATGTATTTGGAATACCTCATCCGGCAGCTTTATCAAAGCGGCGCGACCGTCCGGCTGGGAAAACAGGCGACAAACGACAAGGTGCTCGCTTACCGTGCGGACGCGGTGATACTGGCAGTGGGCGCGCAGCCGCTGACGCCGCCGATTCCGGGCGTGGACGGTGAGCAGGTCGTCACTGCTGCCGCGGCGCTCGAGGGCGGTGTATCGGGAACCGGCCGCCGGGCGGTCGTCATTGGCGGCGGTCTGGTCGGCTGTGAAACCGCGCTGCACCTACACCAACAAGGCGTGCGGGTCGCCATCGTGGAAATGATGGATGGTCTGGTGCCGCGTGAGCAGATGAACCCAAACAATCGTCAGCTCTTGATGAAGCTGATCGATGAAAGCGGGATCGAGGTGCTGCTCCAAAGCAAGGTAAGCAGCATTGAGGCGGAAGGCGTGCGCGTCGCGCAGGCGGACACGGAGCGGCTGCTTCCCTGCGACTGCGTGGTGCTCGCGGCGGGCTTCCGGGCGAATGATGAGCTGGAACAGGCGCTGGAAAATGATATCGAGCGGCTCTACGTCATTGGCGACTGTGCGCAGCCGGGCAAGGTCTACACCGCGGTACATGAAGGGTTCCACACAGCAAGACTGCTATAA
- a CDS encoding TRAP transporter small permease translates to MNDKKDKKTRYMPEEVTMSVIFAFLLFFGGINVVLRYFFNTQIPYVNDMMVDVFVWLCLIGLPVACYRGANMSFTLLYDSISPKWQIAFTVFNYLLGIALFAFIGYCGTVSMLTQFSFGYKTAVPFIPKWVWSTGFPIGCGLYIIRSAQCLWKAVQEHRKSAKKEASE, encoded by the coding sequence GTGAACGATAAGAAGGACAAGAAGACCCGATACATGCCGGAAGAGGTCACGATGTCCGTTATATTCGCGTTCCTGCTGTTTTTTGGCGGCATCAACGTGGTACTGCGATACTTTTTCAACACGCAGATTCCCTATGTCAACGACATGATGGTAGACGTTTTCGTCTGGCTGTGTCTGATCGGCTTGCCGGTCGCCTGCTACCGTGGCGCAAACATGAGTTTTACGCTGCTCTACGATTCGATCAGCCCGAAATGGCAGATCGCTTTTACGGTATTCAACTATCTTTTGGGTATCGCGCTGTTTGCCTTTATTGGCTATTGCGGAACAGTATCCATGCTTACGCAGTTTTCTTTCGGCTATAAAACAGCCGTACCGTTTATTCCAAAGTGGGTCTGGTCGACCGGGTTCCCGATCGGCTGCGGCCTGTATATCATTCGCAGCGCGCAGTGTCTGTGGAAAGCCGTGCAGGAACACCGTAAGAGTGCGAAAAAGGAGGCGAGCGAATGA
- a CDS encoding recombinase family protein, with translation MPYCAYIRKSRADQEAETHGEGETFARHEKILLNLAKQKRISLTKIYREMVSGETIAARPVMQQLLDEVDAGLWDGVLVVEVERLARGDTSDQGRVQKSFMYSNTQIITPLKTYDPMNEFDQEYFEFGLFMSRREYKTINRRLQTGRVSSIREGKYPGNVCPYGYTREKLKNEKGWILVPHPEQAEIVRLIYAWFTDQNNHLSCTAIAHKLNDLQIPTAKGGEWTISTVSRILKNPVYEGFIIWGRRACVKQMVHGEIIKSRPWAENYEMCKGLHEPLISQDVFDLAQQNFTEMPNRPIPGKKSFKNPLSGLIICGCCGRAMQRRPYTNGYPDGLLCPQPGCETVSSPLAYIENLVLKYLEDWLKDYQANLALSPAAHVSSELHVVRDTLDALLVEQTQLEQQQDRLYTLLEQAVYSTAVFIERQQTLSTQRETLSKNISATQNQLKTIELQEASKSDLVPRIQHVLDIYKLTESAQKKNELLSSVLEKVEYHKSTNLRHSSESDLRLTLYPKFPSSCPHR, from the coding sequence ATGCCATACTGTGCCTATATTCGCAAATCCCGCGCCGATCAGGAAGCCGAAACACATGGAGAAGGCGAAACCTTTGCACGGCACGAAAAAATATTACTGAATCTTGCCAAGCAAAAACGGATTTCTCTAACAAAAATCTATCGTGAAATGGTATCCGGCGAAACGATTGCCGCCCGCCCCGTCATGCAGCAGCTTCTTGATGAAGTGGATGCCGGCCTGTGGGACGGCGTGCTTGTCGTCGAAGTGGAGCGCCTTGCGCGCGGCGACACATCCGATCAAGGCCGTGTGCAAAAATCGTTCATGTACTCCAACACACAAATTATAACGCCGCTCAAGACCTATGACCCCATGAACGAATTTGACCAAGAATACTTTGAGTTTGGTTTGTTTATGAGCCGCCGCGAATATAAAACCATCAACCGCCGTTTGCAAACCGGCCGTGTGTCCTCCATTCGTGAAGGGAAATATCCGGGCAACGTCTGCCCTTATGGCTATACCCGCGAAAAGCTTAAAAATGAAAAGGGCTGGATTCTCGTTCCGCATCCCGAACAGGCCGAAATTGTACGTCTGATTTATGCTTGGTTCACCGATCAGAATAATCACTTGAGCTGTACAGCTATCGCGCATAAGCTCAACGATCTGCAAATTCCAACCGCTAAAGGCGGCGAGTGGACGATCTCAACAGTTTCCCGCATTTTGAAAAATCCGGTGTACGAAGGTTTCATTATTTGGGGTCGCCGCGCCTGTGTCAAACAAATGGTGCATGGTGAAATTATCAAAAGCCGTCCGTGGGCTGAAAACTATGAAATGTGTAAGGGGCTGCATGAGCCGCTTATATCTCAAGATGTATTTGACCTCGCGCAGCAGAACTTTACCGAAATGCCGAACCGCCCCATCCCCGGCAAAAAATCCTTCAAAAATCCGCTGTCCGGTCTCATCATTTGTGGTTGCTGTGGCCGTGCCATGCAGCGCCGCCCCTATACTAACGGCTATCCAGATGGCTTGCTCTGCCCGCAACCCGGTTGCGAAACTGTTTCTTCGCCGCTTGCCTACATAGAAAATCTTGTTTTGAAATATCTTGAGGACTGGCTGAAAGACTATCAAGCCAATCTAGCTCTTTCTCCGGCCGCGCACGTAAGCAGTGAATTGCATGTTGTTCGTGATACGCTCGACGCGCTGCTTGTCGAGCAAACCCAGCTTGAGCAACAACAGGATCGGCTTTATACCCTGCTTGAGCAAGCCGTTTATTCCACCGCCGTTTTCATCGAGCGCCAGCAGACGCTAAGCACCCAACGCGAAACCCTTTCTAAAAACATTTCGGCCACGCAAAACCAGCTCAAAACGATCGAACTTCAAGAAGCGTCAAAAAGTGATCTTGTTCCCCGCATTCAACACGTTTTAGATATCTACAAACTTACAGAATCCGCGCAAAAGAAAAACGAACTTCTATCCTCCGTCCTCGAAAAGGTGGAATACCATAAATCAACCAACCTTCGCCACAGCTCCGAAAGCGATCTACGCCTTACCCTCTACCCGAAATTCCCTTCTTCATGTCCACACCGATAA